The Sporosarcina sp. Te-1 DNA window ATCGTCCGTTCAAGCCTCGCGCTTAAGTAGAGACTGGCCAGAACGACTAGGAGTGCGGTTAAGGGAATGAACCATAATATTGTGATAGCCGCGTCTTTCAGCGGTTTCATAATAAGCGTTGACGGGTTTGCAATCCATAGTGTCCAACCAAGATTAGGCGTCTTGGTGTACGTAATGAATTCCTTCTCCCGGCCTTCTTCTTTTATCGTCAAACTGTTGACGGTGTCACCTTTACTTTGGTTGATGGTCTGGACAATTTTAGAATCCTTCATGCTGACCATATTTGTTTTAGTGTCAATGTCTGGATGAATAATAACATTATTGTCCTGGTCTAATAAAACCGCATAGTTTGCATCGCCGGAAATCCGGGTCGACACATACTTTTCTAGTGCATGTAAATCGATTGCACCCAATATGTAACCTTGCATCTGACCGTCGCTGTTAAAGATTGGCGACACAATGGCAACAAGAAGTGTATCGGTCCCCCCTCTGCCGTGGAAGACGTGAGACACAACTTGCCGCTTTGTTTTCAGTAACTCTTTGTAATACGTTCGATCACTGAAGTCAATATGTTCACGCGATGCACCATCTGTATAGACAGGCGGATAAAAAACAAGCGACTCTCCATGACTATCTCCGACATACATGTTAACGAATCCCGGATAATGGGATTTGACATCCCCGAGAAGCTCTTCGATTTTTTGCATATCCCCTGCCTCCAGTGCAGGTGCAATAATGGAGGACATGGTCTCAATAACGCTGCCATGCTGTTCCATATAACTTTCTATATTATCATCTAAAAACTCAGTCACTTTCGTCTGGCTGTCTTGGTTATCCTTGATTAAGGAGGAGAGCTGAAAGAATTGAAAAATCCCTAGAGAAATAATAGTCGTCAGCCCAATTGCTAAAAACGAATAGCTCAATTCTTTTCGAAACGAGCGGGATTGTATCTTCTTCATTCAGTCCCTCCTTTCCTCATTAGCTCCAGTCTACTATGAAATCATCTTTATAGTAATATATTATAATATTATTTTGTAATTTGAGTGCCTGCTTTGCCTTCTACCGCTAAATCAGCTTGTCCAAGAGAGCAAATGATTGCACGGCCACCCATTTCTGCAAATTTCATGGCTGCTTCCATCTTAGGTCCCATGCTACCTGCTGAGAACTGTCCTTCATCCGCATATTTCTTTGCTTCTTCCAATGTAATGCAACCAAGCGCTTTTTGATCCGGCTTGCCATAATTGACAAATACATTATCCACGTCTGTCAAAATCATAAGGACATCTGCCTTAGATTCTTCTGCAAGACGGAATGCACTGCGGTCTTTGTCGATAACTGCTTCGATGCCTGTCAGGCTGCCGTCTTTTTCACGCGCTACCGGAATACCGCCGCCACCAGAAGCGATGACGATAACTTCGTTGTCTGTTAGCAATTTAATTGTTGGTGAGCTTAGAATAGACTTCGGTTCTGGTGATGCAACCACACGTCTCCAGCCGCGTCCCGCATCTTCTTTTACAACCCAGCCTTTTTCTTCAGCCAGCTGCTTTGCTTCTTCTTCCGAATAGAAAACGCCGATTGGCTTGGATGGATCTTCAAATGCAGGATCTTTAGGGTTTACCTCTGTTTGCGTCAGCATGCTGACAACTTCTCGGTTCAACCCTAATTTATTCAATTCATTTTTCAGTGTTTGCTCCATCATATAACCGATAAAACCTTGTGATTCTGCACTGCACACATCCAATGGAAATGGAGGAACAACATCTTTCGCTTCTTCATTTTGGCGAAGAATGTTTCCGACTTGGGGACCGTTGCCGTGTGTCACGATTACTGTGTGCCCGTTCTTCACAATCTTCGAAATGATTTCTGTACTGATCCGTACATTTTCATATTGGTTCTCATATGTCGCTTCCTGTTTAGGTTGGAGAATTGCATTTCCTCCAAGTGCGATTACTACTTTTTCAGCCATTCTAATTTCCTCCTCAGCATTAATAAACCTAACAACATACCAAAAACCGTATCAATTCCGGAACTATGACCCATATCGAGCAAGTCCTGAATGACTGGTTTCAGTGTATCAATATCTGTCCTCTGAGTCAGCTCCGAAGACGCTTTCACAACCGTAGAACTGAACCTGCCTTCCAGCGCGTAGAGCAAGTATTCCCTGCCGACATCCGTAGTCAGCCGACCATGTTCCACTAAACGGCCCAGCACTTGGAGCGCCTCTGAAGAAAGCAGGCCAACTGCTGTATGGATCGCCAAAATACCTACGAGATGGTCATCTCCTGAAGGTGTAAGCCCTTGACCACGTCCCAAAAAGAACCGAAGGCTTTGTTCAATGCCCTCTTCATCAGTCGATAGGAGAGTGGAGAGAAGCTTCTTCACTTGTTCGCCTGTTTTGCAGATAGGCTCCGATTCATCCAGGTAGGCGGCAACAAACTCCTCAATGTCCAACTCCAACCCGGTTTTTATCGGCTCTTCCATCAAGATGGACAGAAGCAATACCAAGTTGTTCGTCAGATCATCCTCTTCAAGCTGGCGGCAGGACAGATTCCAGTGAAATGGAGTGGCTTCAGCAAGCGAAACCGCAATAGACGCAGCTTCAAATACAAGCTCCTGCGATGCAGCCCGCCACTTCACCGGGCTATCCTGTTCTATGGTTCCGACTGCATATTGCAACGAATTACTTGATAGGTGCATACCAAATGGAAGCTCGCCATTTTTCTTCGTTCCAATGAAAAACAACCGGCCGCCCATTTGAATATTCACTCCGTTTTGAAAAACACTATGCACGCGGCCTGCCGGATGCTCAGAAAGCAGCAGAGGAATACGTTGTTCGTATTCCTTTGCTAGTAAAACCTTTTCACTCTGGCCGTTCATTAGATTAAGCCGAGCTTGATCGCGTACGCTTCCAATGCTTTTTCAAAACATTCTTTTGGCGCACGTACTGTACCGGCTCCAACTTGACCCATACCAGCTTTTTTATGCGCAATTCCTGTGTTAATGACTGGCTCGATACCTGTCTCAACTACTTTTCGCGCATCGATTCCAAGGCAAGCTCCTTGGAAATCCCACGTAGGAATAGTAAAGTTGCTGTTTTGTGAAACACAGATCTCAGCCATTTCGTTACTTGTTGCAAGAGCATCGTCAAACCCGCCTGCACCTACAAAGCGTGTAACACCTGGAGCTGCGATCATAGCCATGCCTCCAACGCCGAATGTTTCTGTGATCGCACTGTCACCGATATCCGGGTTCGCATCTTCTTGAGAATAGCCTGTGAAGAACAAACCTTGCGGCGTGTTAACCGGTGCTGTGAACCACTCATCGCCCATCCCGCTAATACGAATACCGAAGTCTTTACCATTACGGCACATTGCTGTAACAACAGTACCCGCTTCGATTTGACGCGCAGCGTCCATGACAGCTTTCGCAGTCGCCATTGCAATATTCAAGAAGAACTGATCAGTATCAGCCAAGAACTGGATAACGTCTTTGCGATCTTTATCATCCATGTCGACTTGTACAATGTAAGGGCTGATTTCTTTCAAGAAGATAAGGGATGCCGCAATATTCCGTTGGTGGAATTCATCACCCATCGTGATTGCTTTCGCGATCATAACATTCAGGTTCAAGCCATCTTCCGTAAGCTTAAGAGCTTTCGAGATAGTTGGTCCAAGTACGTTTTGCATCCATTTCAAGCGGTCAATGACTTCTTGAGAGTTAGCACCGAAACGAAGTACTTTCCCGATTCCTTCATTCATAATACAATACGCTTCGTTTCCATCTGTGCGGTTTTCCACTACGAATACCGGCATGTTGGCAGACGTGATACCGCCCATCGGACCTACTGCATTCACGTGATGGCAAGGGATGAATTTCACTTCCCCGGAAGCAAGCTGTTTTTCCGCTTCCTCAGGTGTAGCTGCCCAGCCTTCATAGATGGATGCACCGATGCAAGAGCCTTGCATTGGGCCTGTCATGTCTTCCCACTTAATCGGAGGGCCCGCGTGGAGCAAGACTTTTCCTTCGTTAAGTTCTTTTACTTTTTCTTTAGCCGGAACAACGTCTACTAAGAATGGCGCTGATCCGGTAATTTTGTCGATGACTGCCTTGTTTGCTTCATCCATTGAATTGTATTTCATACTCGTTCCACCTCATTCGTTATATTTAAAGCCGTTCTCTCCCGATATGGCGAAGGCCTAGTCCATCATGGGCCAGACCTTCTTTCAATATCTTGTCGCCAGATATTACTTCAACAAGCTAAGGATTTTAGCCATACGCGCATTACCGCCGGCAATTGGACGCCAATCATATTGGACGAATTGAGTGCCAGTATCTGCAAGTGCATCCGTAAAGCCTTTTAGACCAACGTTGATTACGCGTGGACGGTCTGAAACTAGGGAAGCGATCTCATCTGAAACGGATAGATCAAATTCCTTGCCGGACTTTTCACCTTCCACATGTTTCTTCTGGTTATCTTCCACATGAAGCCCAACGATGTTAAGTGCTGTCCGGACTGCTTCGTTGTTTGTTTCTTTTACAATAATACCAGCTTCTTTTAATGATTTCACATGGCCATCATAGCTTTGCGGATCATTTTTCGTACCGCATACAGTAGCCACGACATGCAATGTGCGTCCATCTTCTTTAGCAGTAGCTACCGCTTTTTGAATAGATGGAAGCAATGCGCTCGCCATATCATCATGTGAGCCATAGCCAAGTACGAAATCGAGAAGAATGACCGCTGTTGATGCATCTGCTCCTGCTTCTTCGATAAATTTCGAGCGTGTTTCAGGATCAATCATCGGGTGCGGCTTGCCTTGTGTATACTTGTCATCCCCAAGGTCAACAACTTCATGTCCTTCATGTTTGAGGACATAGCCTTCTTCGTTTTTAATATGTGTTCCCAGACCAAGAGCATCTGAGATGAGAATAGCTGCTTCGGAAGCGAGTGTTCCACCAGAGTACAAGCCCTTTAAGGTATGCTGACCTTCTTTAAGCTCTGTGTTTTCCACTTTGAAATCACCAGCGTTGTAGTCCGGTTTTACCTCGTTGCCTTTTGCCAAATCAACTGCGATGTAAGCTGTTTCTGCCAGTGTGTATGCCTGATATACGTTTCCAACGTATTGCTCTGGCTTTTCGCCCAGGAATACGGCTACGACAGGTTTTGTCAAGCTTTGAAGCAATTCCATTACTTCATTGCGGACATGCTCTGCAGGCGGCTTAGAAATGATTGTAATGATTTCTGTCTGGCTGTGGTTCTCAAGCGCACGGATACCGTCCATCATCGTAATAGCACCAATCGGGTCTTTCAAGTCACGGCCGCCCGTTCCGATAGCATGGCTGACACCTTCACCAAGACGGTCAATAATTGTTGATACTTCTTGGATTCCCGTTCCGGATGCACCTACAATACCGATGCGTCCTTTGTTTACCACGTTTGCGAAGGCAAATGGAACGCCGTCCAAGATACCTGTACCACAGTCAGGACCCATAACAAGCAATCCTTTATCATGCGCTTTTTGCTTCAAGCGAAGCTCGTCCTCAATCGAAACGTTGTCACTGAACAAGAAGACGTGAAGTCCACGGTCAAGCGCCTTATCTGCTTCATCGGCAGCATATTGACCCGGTACAGAAATCATGGCAACATTTGCACCCGGCAGTGCCTCAACCGCTTTGTCCCATGTCCGGACTGTTTCAAAGCTTTGTTTTTTATTGCTGATGGATTGGTCTTTTAGGTACTGATCTACTTTTTCTAATACGCTGTCAATCAAACTAGCATCGTCTGTGTCCACAACGATTGCCATGTCATTCGATTCGGCTGCTTCCAATTCAGGTGTATGCAATCCGGCAGTATTAAAGATATCCTTGTTTGCCGGAGTCGCCATCATAATTTGCACCTTGTTGAGCCCTTCCATCGTCGACACGGAATTCGTCAGTAACATCAGGTTGATGGAGTCTTGGTACGAGTTCTTCTTAATAATCGTATGAAGCACAAAAATCACTCCTATATTTTTTTGAAAATCAGCCCACTGCATCTAGTGTGATTCCCTAAAATCTCACATTGAAACAAATGCAAATGTTGATTTTCTTCGCCAACATCATTTTACATGAGGTGCCATTACAGACGAATAAAATCCAGAGGCCCTACATTACAAAAACGTAAAAATTCAGAGGAAATGCTGTTTTCTTAGCAATTGGTAGTATATTATAAACTAAAATTGTTGAAAAGAGATTGATATTGGATTGTAAGGAGAGAGGACGATGGCAGAAACATTTATCTATCGACAAGTCGATGGGTGTTCAATTGAGGGCGTGCTTCATCGTTCGTCCCGGACGCACGCGCCTTTACTTGTTTTTATCCACGGAGGGGGACTTGTCTGGGGTACAAAGGATGACTTACATAAAGAGCAAATAACACGCTATACGGAAGCCGGATTCCATGTGTTTTCCGTCGATTACCGCCTTGCGCCAGAAACGAAATTGCCGGCGATCCGGGAGGATATCGAAAGTTTGATAAAGTGGATTAAAACTGAGGCTTCCTCTGAATTTGACTTTGATTCAGAGCGTGTAGCTGTTGTAGGAAATTCAGCAGGCGGTTACTTGGCACTGTTGTCAGGCACATTTGAGGTCAAACCGGATGCCGTTGTTTCGTTCTATGGTTATGGACAAGTAACAGGAGACTGGTACAAGAAACCAAGTCCTCATTTTACAGCGATGCCGGCTGTCCCTGAAGTGCTTGCAAAACAGTTGGTGCAGCCCGCACCGATTTCAGCCGCTCCCATTCAGAGGAGATATGCAATTTACTTATATTGCCGGCAGTCAGGTTCTTGGCTCGATTGGGTAGCAGGGCCAAAACTTGCAAAAGACGAGGCCGCCCTGAAAGCATTTGCTCCTGTCGAATTGGCGGATGCTGCTTATCCGGCGACCTTGCTGATCCATGGTGATGCGGATGAAGACGTTCCCTATGAGGAGTCTGTCGCAATGAAAGAGAAGCTGGATGCAGCAGGCATCTTTAATGAGCTTTTGACAATCCAACAAGGCAAGCATAACTTCGATGCGAATATGGACGATCCAGACGCCATACATGCAGTGGAACAGACCATACGATTTCTTAAAGAACAGTTCAAGTTCGATAATAACTGATGAATTATGACAAAGGGGAGTGCCTGAAATGAAAGTAAACTATGATGAACTGAAAGACTTAATGGCACAGAAATTAACAAATGCCGGGCTCAAGCCGGCGCATGCCGAAACGGTTGCCGATGTACTTGCCCATGCGGATGCACGGGGAATTCATTCTCATGGAGCTATGCGGGTCGAGTACTATGCCGAACGTATTGCAAAAGGCGGCGTAACAATTGATCCCAAGTTTACATTTACCAAGACCGGAACGGGGACTGCCGTGCTGGATGCCGATAATGGGGTTGGCCATGTGGCAGCCAAAGAAGCGATGGAGCAGGCAATTGAGATAGCACGTGAAAACGGAACAGCAGTCGTCGGCATTCGTCGAATGGGTCACAGCGGTGCCCTATCCTATTACGTTCAACAAGCCGCAGAAGCCGGAATGGTTGGCATTTCCATGTGCCAATCGGATCCAATGGTTGTTCCGTTCGGCGGAGCAGAACCGTATTTTGGCACCAACCCGATTGCATTTGGAGCACCAGGCAAAGCAGACGATAAAATCATTATCGACATGGCTACAAGTATCCAGGCATGGGGGAAAATTCTGCATGCCCGTTCTAAGAATGAATCCATTCCGGATACTTGGGCTGTTGACAAAGACGGAATTCCGACGACGGATCCTTTCAAAGTGAATGCTCTTCTTCCAATCGCGGGACCAAAAGGGTATGGACTTATGATGATGATTGACATCTTGTCTGGCGTTCTTCTTGGTCTGCCATTCGGCAAGCATGTTTCTTCCATGTATCATGACTTGACTGCGGGACGTGAATTGGGCCAACTGCATATCGTCATCGATCCCGGCGCTTTTACAAGCACGGATTTATTCCGCGAAAGCATCTCCAGCATGATGAAGGAATTGAATGAGGTCAAGCCTGCTCCAGGATTCGATCAAGTGCTGTACCCGGGCCAAGATGCATTGATGAAGGAGCAAGAGTCTATGAAGAATGGCATCGAAATTGTCGATGATATTCTGGAATACTTGCGAAGTGATGTCATCCATAATAATCAATATGACCATAAAGATCCATTTGCCAAGTAATAAAAACGAGTGAGCACGGCCGGGAGACATTTCCCAGCCGCGCTCATTTTATTGTGTAACGACTTGCGCCTGCTTTAAAAAGAACGCCCGCAGTACTTCCGCCCCTTCCATCAGCTCTTCCATGGATGTGTACTCCGCTGGATTATGGCTAAGCCCGTTCTTCGATGGAACAAAGATCATGCCTGTCGGACAAAGGGACGCCATATTCATCGCATCATGGCCTGCGCCGCTTGGCATGGTAATCCACTTGTTTCCCTGTTGCTCACACACTGCTTGTAAGTCAGCCACAATGCCTTGATCCATTTGGACAGGATTTTCGCTTGAGATTTCCTCCATCCAGATGTCCAACCCACGTGCTTTCTTTACGTCTTCTATCGCTCGTTCGAGTGCCTTGACGACCCGCTCTCGGGATGCAAGACTCGTCCCGCGAATGTCAACGTCCAATTCCGCAAGCCCAGGCACAACGTTCATAGCACCAGGCTGTATGGAAAAAACACCAACTGTGCCGACTGTACCATGAGCAAGCTCCTCGATTGCAGCTTGCTCGACAGAGAGGGCAATTTCCGCCGCGCCAAGCAGCGCATCATGTCGATAATCCATCGGTGTTGTGCCGGAATGATCCGCGATTCCCTCCACATGTACGTGAAAACGAATCGGGGCCGCAATGGCAGACACGATGCCAATCGAGACACCTTGCTTTTCAAGGACGGGGCCCTGTTCAACATGCAACTCAACAAACGCCTTGAATTCATCCCGAAAGCGCTTTGCCAAATGCACCTCTTCTAAATCCAGACCGTTTTCTTCAAACGCCTGCATCAGCGTAACGCCATTTTTATCTGTCAGGGACCGTGTATATGCAGGATCCAGCCGGCCTGTCATCGCCTTGCTCCCAAGTGTCGACGCGCCAAAGCGGGCAGATTCTTCACAAGCAAAAATGATAACTTCAAGCGGATGCTGGGTGGTCACTTCTTCCTCTGCAAGAGAACGCATGATTTCAAGTGCTACGAGGACGCCCGCAGTCCCATCAAATTCTCCAGCCGCATAGACGGAGTCAATATGCGAGCCTGTTGCGACAACCGGCAAGTCGGGGGCAATTCCTTCCCGGCGTGCAATGACATTTCCTGCATAATCCGTTCGCACCGTCAGACCCGCAAGCTCCAGCTGCTCGATCATATAGGTCCGGGCGTTGCGCTCCGTTTTCGTGTAGGCCAGTCGATTGATGCCTTCTCCTTTGTCTGTGAACTTTGCAAGTTCTTCAAATGAGCGGCGCAGCCTGTCCAGCTTCATGACAACTCCCCCTTTAATTCTAATCGTGTATCTATTAACAAAATTGTTTTTTATCTTAATCTAAAGTATCGCAAGTTCTAACCGGAAAATCAAATCTGTATTTGGGACCTATCCAACTCCAAAATGATATTTTGCATTGAATAGATTGTCCTTGAAAATTAAAAACCCCTCCCCGATAAAATCGGGAAGAGGTTGTAAATGTTGATATAACGCTTGATTAACGCTTCGAGAACTGTGGTGCGCGACGAGCAGATTTAAGACCGTATTTTTTACGTTCTTTCATACGTGCGTCACGTGTAAGCAATCCTGCAGCTTTAAGAGCCGGGCGGAAGTCAGGGTCTACTGTAAGTAGAGCGCGAGCTACGCCGTGGCGGATAGCGCCAGCTTGACCTGTGTAACCGCCGCCGTGGACGTTTACATGAATGTCATAGCTTCCAAGTGTTTGTGTTGCAACGAGTGGTTGTTTGATCACTTCGCGTAGTGTTTCGAATGGTACGTAGTCTTCTACGTCACGGTTGTTGACGACGATTTTTCCTTCGCCAGGAACGAGACGTACACGAGCTACTGAACTTTTACGACGGCCAGTGCCGATATATTGTACTTGTGCCAAAGGTGGTTCCTCCTCTTAATTATCCACGAAGCTCGTAAGCTTCTGGTTTTTGTGCCGTATGTGGATGTTCCGCTCCAGCATACACGTGAAGTTTCTTGATAGTTTGACGACCTAGAGGACCTTTTGGAAGCATCCCTTTAATCGCTAGTTCCAACATTTTAGTTGGGTAGTTTGTACGCATTTCAAGCG harbors:
- a CDS encoding alpha/beta hydrolase, with amino-acid sequence MAETFIYRQVDGCSIEGVLHRSSRTHAPLLVFIHGGGLVWGTKDDLHKEQITRYTEAGFHVFSVDYRLAPETKLPAIREDIESLIKWIKTEASSEFDFDSERVAVVGNSAGGYLALLSGTFEVKPDAVVSFYGYGQVTGDWYKKPSPHFTAMPAVPEVLAKQLVQPAPISAAPIQRRYAIYLYCRQSGSWLDWVAGPKLAKDEAALKAFAPVELADAAYPATLLIHGDADEDVPYEESVAMKEKLDAAGIFNELLTIQQGKHNFDANMDDPDAIHAVEQTIRFLKEQFKFDNN
- the arcC gene encoding carbamate kinase produces the protein MAEKVVIALGGNAILQPKQEATYENQYENVRISTEIISKIVKNGHTVIVTHGNGPQVGNILRQNEEAKDVVPPFPLDVCSAESQGFIGYMMEQTLKNELNKLGLNREVVSMLTQTEVNPKDPAFEDPSKPIGVFYSEEEAKQLAEEKGWVVKEDAGRGWRRVVASPEPKSILSSPTIKLLTDNEVIVIASGGGGIPVAREKDGSLTGIEAVIDKDRSAFRLAEESKADVLMILTDVDNVFVNYGKPDQKALGCITLEEAKKYADEGQFSAGSMGPKMEAAMKFAEMGGRAIICSLGQADLAVEGKAGTQITK
- the fdrA gene encoding acyl-CoA synthetase FdrA, yielding MLHTIIKKNSYQDSINLMLLTNSVSTMEGLNKVQIMMATPANKDIFNTAGLHTPELEAAESNDMAIVVDTDDASLIDSVLEKVDQYLKDQSISNKKQSFETVRTWDKAVEALPGANVAMISVPGQYAADEADKALDRGLHVFLFSDNVSIEDELRLKQKAHDKGLLVMGPDCGTGILDGVPFAFANVVNKGRIGIVGASGTGIQEVSTIIDRLGEGVSHAIGTGGRDLKDPIGAITMMDGIRALENHSQTEIITIISKPPAEHVRNEVMELLQSLTKPVVAVFLGEKPEQYVGNVYQAYTLAETAYIAVDLAKGNEVKPDYNAGDFKVENTELKEGQHTLKGLYSGGTLASEAAILISDALGLGTHIKNEEGYVLKHEGHEVVDLGDDKYTQGKPHPMIDPETRSKFIEEAGADASTAVILLDFVLGYGSHDDMASALLPSIQKAVATAKEDGRTLHVVATVCGTKNDPQSYDGHVKSLKEAGIIVKETNNEAVRTALNIVGLHVEDNQKKHVEGEKSGKEFDLSVSDEIASLVSDRPRVINVGLKGFTDALADTGTQFVQYDWRPIAGGNARMAKILSLLK
- a CDS encoding DUF2877 domain-containing protein; translated protein: MNGQSEKVLLAKEYEQRIPLLLSEHPAGRVHSVFQNGVNIQMGGRLFFIGTKKNGELPFGMHLSSNSLQYAVGTIEQDSPVKWRAASQELVFEAASIAVSLAEATPFHWNLSCRQLEEDDLTNNLVLLLSILMEEPIKTGLELDIEEFVAAYLDESEPICKTGEQVKKLLSTLLSTDEEGIEQSLRFFLGRGQGLTPSGDDHLVGILAIHTAVGLLSSEALQVLGRLVEHGRLTTDVGREYLLYALEGRFSSTVVKASSELTQRTDIDTLKPVIQDLLDMGHSSGIDTVFGMLLGLLMLRRKLEWLKK
- a CDS encoding DUF1116 domain-containing protein, giving the protein MKYNSMDEANKAVIDKITGSAPFLVDVVPAKEKVKELNEGKVLLHAGPPIKWEDMTGPMQGSCIGASIYEGWAATPEEAEKQLASGEVKFIPCHHVNAVGPMGGITSANMPVFVVENRTDGNEAYCIMNEGIGKVLRFGANSQEVIDRLKWMQNVLGPTISKALKLTEDGLNLNVMIAKAITMGDEFHQRNIAASLIFLKEISPYIVQVDMDDKDRKDVIQFLADTDQFFLNIAMATAKAVMDAARQIEAGTVVTAMCRNGKDFGIRISGMGDEWFTAPVNTPQGLFFTGYSQEDANPDIGDSAITETFGVGGMAMIAAPGVTRFVGAGGFDDALATSNEMAEICVSQNSNFTIPTWDFQGACLGIDARKVVETGIEPVINTGIAHKKAGMGQVGAGTVRAPKECFEKALEAYAIKLGLI
- a CDS encoding M20 family metallo-hydrolase, producing MKLDRLRRSFEELAKFTDKGEGINRLAYTKTERNARTYMIEQLELAGLTVRTDYAGNVIARREGIAPDLPVVATGSHIDSVYAAGEFDGTAGVLVALEIMRSLAEEEVTTQHPLEVIIFACEESARFGASTLGSKAMTGRLDPAYTRSLTDKNGVTLMQAFEENGLDLEEVHLAKRFRDEFKAFVELHVEQGPVLEKQGVSIGIVSAIAAPIRFHVHVEGIADHSGTTPMDYRHDALLGAAEIALSVEQAAIEELAHGTVGTVGVFSIQPGAMNVVPGLAELDVDIRGTSLASRERVVKALERAIEDVKKARGLDIWMEEISSENPVQMDQGIVADLQAVCEQQGNKWITMPSGAGHDAMNMASLCPTGMIFVPSKNGLSHNPAEYTSMEELMEGAEVLRAFFLKQAQVVTQ
- the rpsI gene encoding 30S ribosomal protein S9, which encodes MAQVQYIGTGRRKSSVARVRLVPGEGKIVVNNRDVEDYVPFETLREVIKQPLVATQTLGSYDIHVNVHGGGYTGQAGAIRHGVARALLTVDPDFRPALKAAGLLTRDARMKERKKYGLKSARRAPQFSKR
- the allD gene encoding ureidoglycolate dehydrogenase, with translation MKVNYDELKDLMAQKLTNAGLKPAHAETVADVLAHADARGIHSHGAMRVEYYAERIAKGGVTIDPKFTFTKTGTGTAVLDADNGVGHVAAKEAMEQAIEIARENGTAVVGIRRMGHSGALSYYVQQAAEAGMVGISMCQSDPMVVPFGGAEPYFGTNPIAFGAPGKADDKIIIDMATSIQAWGKILHARSKNESIPDTWAVDKDGIPTTDPFKVNALLPIAGPKGYGLMMMIDILSGVLLGLPFGKHVSSMYHDLTAGRELGQLHIVIDPGAFTSTDLFRESISSMMKELNEVKPAPGFDQVLYPGQDALMKEQESMKNGIEIVDDILEYLRSDVIHNNQYDHKDPFAK